One Panulirus ornatus isolate Po-2019 chromosome 16, ASM3632096v1, whole genome shotgun sequence genomic window carries:
- the LOC139754033 gene encoding protein FAM169B-like, with protein sequence MSSDSLTLPADAEVYESITNIAIWLETHSHAGPQQTPEEITAEDLAVAVPGECLFPELCAENEEATHEEEKGILVYTDSSEDKYIWLKGDWHPLERVLSITLPKTGWVRTSCLGERLLVLVLTQLDYAAREAEAEVPYGCCPLNDPTYLLWHLHRPAGMCSLKRKGTSIWGGEDVYACDTLDTMYVRPCARRQGHSLALLRTLTSELPPGDHLGLSHPVSLSMCKVLLKFIQVYPELRDTLWTLDEDGEVSGTVTLMLGSLMMRGALHGAGTRNSSQPHHPMEDLHQPMEQIDHPMEQMSLPQEQQKQECQQQQESEPCDTS encoded by the exons ATGAGTTCAGACTCTCTGACCCTGCCAGCAGATGCAGAAGTTTACGAGAGCATCACCAATATCGCCATCTGGCTTGAAACTCACAGTCATGCTGGGCCCCA ACAAACTCCAGAAGAAATCACAGCTGAAGATTTAGCTGTAGCTGTGCCAGGTGAATGCTTGTTCCCAGAACTGTGTGCAGAAAATGAGGAGGCTACTCATGAAGAAGAAAAGGGCATCCTTGTGTATACAGACAGTAGTGAAG ACAAGTATATATGGCTTAAAGGAGATTGGCATCCCCTGGAGAGAGTTTTAAGTATAACATTGCCAAAAACTGGATGGGTTCGA ACTTCGTGCCTGGGTGAGCGGCTGCTGGTGCTTGTGCTGACACAGTTGGACTATGCTGCTCGGGAGGCTGAGGCTGAAGTGCCCTATGGCTGCTGTCCCCTGAATGACCCCACCTACCTCCTCTGGCATCTGCACCGCCCAGCTGGCATGTGCTCGCTGAAGCGCAAGG GAACAAGTAtatggggtggtgaggatgttTATGCCTGTGACACCCTCGACACTATGTATGTTCGACCATGTGCTCGACGACAGGGTCATTCATTGGCTCTATTACGAACTCTGACATCAGAGCTTCCCCCTGGTGATCACCTTGGCCTGTCTCATCCTGTATCTCTTAGCATGTGTAAAG TATTGCTGAAGTTTATTCAGGTTTATCCAGAGCTCCGAGATACTCTCTGGACACTGGATGAGGATGGTGAAGTTTCTGGTACAGTGACACTCATGCTTGGTTCTCTGATGATGCGTGGAGCCCTCCATGGAGCTGGTACTCGGAattcctcacaaccacaccatcCCATGGAGGATTTACACCAACCCATGGAACAGATTGATCATCCCATGGAACAGATGAGTCTGCCACAGGAACAGCAAAAGCAAGAATGTCAGCAACAACAGGAATCAGAGCCATGTGATACATCTTAA